One Pectobacterium polaris DNA window includes the following coding sequences:
- a CDS encoding bifunctional acetate--CoA ligase family protein/GNAT family N-acetyltransferase produces MSQRGLEALLRPKSIAVLGASEKPGRAGFLMMKNLLDGHFSGPVLPVTPKYRAVCGVLAYPTVTSLPMTPDLAVICTNASRNLTLLEDLGQKGCKTVIILSAPPTQFSELKACAVRYHMRLLGPNSLGLLAPWQGLNASFSPVPIMKGKLAFISQSAAVSNTILDWAQQRGIGFSYFIALGDSLDIDVDDLLDFLARDGKTSAILLHLEHISDARRFLSASRSASRNKPILVIKSGRSQQAQQLLNDQRHGLDAAYDAAIQRAGLLRVRDTHELFSAVETLSHLRPLRGERLMLVSNGASPAAQALDQLLSRQGKLAQLSEETRQALQEALPPTVTIGNPLDLRDDATAARYLAAVSALLDSDEVDALLIIHAPSAAAPGTDSAAQLITLFQQHPRGKRITLLTNWCGEFSSQEARRLFNDAGIPTYRTPEGAVTAFMHTVEYRRNQKQLKETPALPLNLGINASQAHVLIHQALSDGVTQLDTHEVQPILQAYGLDTLPTWIAGDSAEAVHIAEQIGYPVAIKLRSPDIPHKSEVQGVMLYLRTAREVQQAADAILDRVKRTYPQARIYGLLVQSMANRAGAQELRIAVEQDPVFGPLIMLGEGGVEWREKQAAVALPPLNMTLARYLVLQAVKGGKIREYSALRPLDIPALSRLLVQVSNLILDCPEISRLDIHPLLASGDTFTLLDVTLHLTPFSGDPQSRLAIRPYPHELEETVTLKNGDSCLFRPILPEDEPLLSSFIARVTKEDLYYRYFSEINEFTHEDLANMTQIDYDREMAFVAVRQLGEETEIIGVTRAISDPDNTDAEFAVLVRSDLKGLGLGRRLLEKLIDYAKAHGLSRLTGITMPHNQGMIQLSKKLGFHIDVQLEEGIVTLELPLKNG; encoded by the coding sequence ATGAGCCAGCGCGGATTGGAAGCACTGTTACGCCCTAAGTCTATCGCCGTTCTCGGCGCGTCAGAAAAACCGGGAAGAGCCGGCTTTCTGATGATGAAAAATTTGCTGGACGGCCATTTCAGCGGCCCCGTGCTGCCTGTTACACCGAAATATCGTGCCGTTTGCGGCGTGCTGGCCTATCCGACGGTCACCAGCCTGCCGATGACGCCCGATCTTGCCGTGATTTGCACCAACGCCAGCCGTAATCTCACGCTGTTAGAAGATCTAGGACAGAAAGGCTGCAAAACGGTCATCATCCTCTCCGCACCGCCAACCCAGTTTAGCGAATTAAAGGCCTGCGCCGTGCGCTACCACATGCGCCTGCTTGGCCCCAACAGCCTCGGGCTACTCGCGCCCTGGCAAGGCCTGAATGCCAGTTTCTCCCCTGTCCCGATTATGAAAGGCAAACTGGCATTCATTTCGCAGTCGGCCGCAGTATCCAACACGATACTGGACTGGGCGCAGCAGCGCGGTATTGGCTTTTCCTATTTCATCGCTCTGGGCGACAGCCTGGATATCGATGTCGACGACCTGTTAGATTTTCTGGCACGCGATGGAAAAACCAGTGCGATTCTGCTGCATCTGGAACATATCAGCGATGCGCGCCGCTTTCTTTCCGCTTCTCGTAGCGCATCCCGGAATAAACCGATACTGGTGATAAAAAGCGGGCGCAGCCAGCAGGCGCAGCAACTGTTGAATGACCAGCGCCACGGTCTGGATGCCGCCTACGATGCAGCAATTCAACGTGCAGGTTTGTTACGGGTACGGGATACACATGAGCTTTTTTCTGCGGTAGAAACCTTAAGCCACCTGCGACCGCTGCGTGGTGAACGCCTGATGCTAGTAAGCAACGGCGCATCGCCCGCTGCACAGGCGTTGGATCAGCTCCTCAGTCGACAAGGCAAGCTGGCACAGCTCAGCGAGGAGACCCGACAAGCGCTACAGGAGGCGCTACCGCCGACTGTTACTATCGGCAATCCGCTCGATCTGCGTGATGATGCGACCGCGGCTCGCTATCTGGCAGCCGTTTCGGCATTACTGGACAGCGATGAAGTCGATGCACTCTTAATCATTCACGCGCCCAGCGCCGCGGCTCCCGGCACCGATAGCGCAGCTCAGTTGATCACGCTCTTCCAACAGCATCCGCGTGGGAAAAGAATTACGCTGCTGACCAACTGGTGCGGTGAGTTCTCCTCGCAGGAAGCACGACGTTTGTTTAACGACGCAGGCATTCCGACCTATCGCACGCCGGAAGGCGCGGTCACGGCATTTATGCATACCGTCGAATATCGGCGGAATCAGAAACAGCTAAAGGAAACTCCGGCGCTACCGCTGAATTTAGGCATCAACGCCAGCCAGGCACATGTGCTGATTCATCAGGCGCTGTCAGACGGCGTGACGCAGCTCGACACGCATGAAGTTCAGCCGATCCTGCAAGCCTACGGTTTGGATACGTTACCCACTTGGATTGCAGGCGACAGCGCAGAAGCCGTCCATATCGCCGAACAAATTGGCTACCCGGTCGCGATTAAGCTGAGATCGCCGGATATTCCGCATAAATCGGAAGTTCAGGGCGTCATGCTGTACCTGCGAACCGCCAGAGAAGTCCAGCAGGCGGCAGATGCTATTCTTGACCGAGTGAAACGCACTTACCCACAGGCGCGCATTTACGGCCTGTTAGTGCAGAGCATGGCAAATCGCGCTGGTGCGCAGGAACTTAGGATTGCCGTCGAGCAGGATCCCGTTTTCGGCCCGCTGATTATGCTAGGAGAAGGCGGTGTTGAGTGGCGAGAAAAACAGGCTGCCGTCGCCCTGCCTCCGCTGAATATGACGCTGGCCCGTTATTTGGTGCTGCAAGCGGTGAAAGGCGGCAAAATTCGGGAATACAGCGCGCTGCGTCCGCTGGACATTCCCGCACTCAGCCGCTTGCTAGTTCAGGTATCCAACCTGATTCTCGACTGCCCCGAAATTTCCCGGCTAGATATTCATCCTCTGCTGGCATCTGGGGACACCTTTACGCTGTTGGACGTTACGCTACATCTGACGCCGTTCAGTGGCGATCCGCAGTCAAGGCTGGCAATCCGCCCTTATCCACACGAGCTGGAAGAAACGGTTACCCTCAAAAATGGTGATAGCTGTCTGTTCCGGCCAATTTTGCCGGAAGATGAACCGCTGCTCAGTTCGTTCATTGCAAGAGTGACGAAAGAAGACCTGTATTACCGTTATTTCAGCGAAATTAATGAATTTACTCACGAAGACTTAGCCAATATGACACAAATTGACTACGATCGTGAGATGGCATTCGTTGCCGTGCGCCAGCTCGGTGAGGAGACTGAGATTATTGGCGTGACGCGTGCGATTTCCGATCCGGATAATACGGATGCGGAATTTGCCGTGCTGGTGCGATCCGATCTAAAAGGGCTGGGCCTTGGCAGACGCCTGTTGGAAAAGCTGATTGATTACGCCAAAGCGCATGGTCTCTCCCGCTTGACTGGCATCACCATGCCGCATAATCAAGGCATGATCCAGCTGTCCAAAAAGCTCGGTTTTCACATCGACGTACAATTAGAAGAGGGAATTGTGACACTGGAATTGCCGCTGAAGAATGGATAG
- the pssA gene encoding CDP-diacylglycerol--serine O-phosphatidyltransferase, which yields MLSNFKRNKYQQHLAQLPRIPQNADDVQTLHSPELFRTTLINAILSAKKRIYIVALYLERDDGGMGILSAIYEAKRQCPELDVRVLVDWHRAQRGRIGAVAENTNADWYCDMAKKHPDTHFPIYGIPVNTREALGVLHLKGFIVDDTVIYSGASLNDVYLHQHQKYRYDRYQLIHNPVLADTMVQYIQTMLSAPAVQRLDHTDRPKSLEIKNDIKQFRQTLRTANYQAPEHSADANELTVTPLVGLGKQSPLNKTIHHLMYCADEHVVICTPYFNLPALLVRNIIRLLRDGKKVEIIIGDKTANDFYIPEDQPFKIIGALPYLYEINLRRFLSRLERYIENQQLVVRLWKDGDNSFHLKGMWVDDKWQLLTGNNLNPRAWRLDLENAILIHDPQKVLLQQRLDELDTIRTHTHVVTSYMELESIAQYPVKVRKLIRRLRRIRIDRLISRIL from the coding sequence ATGCTGTCAAATTTTAAACGCAATAAATACCAACAGCACCTTGCACAACTGCCCAGAATTCCTCAGAACGCAGATGATGTTCAGACGTTGCATTCGCCTGAGCTTTTCCGCACGACGCTGATTAACGCCATTTTGAGTGCTAAAAAACGCATCTATATCGTGGCGTTATATCTTGAGCGCGATGATGGCGGCATGGGGATTCTATCCGCAATTTATGAAGCCAAACGGCAGTGCCCAGAGCTGGATGTCCGTGTTCTGGTAGACTGGCATCGTGCTCAGCGCGGCAGGATCGGCGCAGTGGCAGAAAATACCAATGCCGATTGGTATTGCGATATGGCGAAAAAACATCCAGACACGCATTTCCCTATCTATGGTATTCCTGTCAACACGCGCGAAGCCTTGGGCGTGCTGCACCTGAAAGGCTTCATTGTCGATGACACAGTCATCTACAGCGGGGCCAGCCTGAATGATGTTTATCTGCACCAACATCAAAAATACCGTTATGACCGCTATCAGTTGATTCATAATCCGGTTTTGGCCGATACGATGGTGCAATATATTCAGACCATGCTGTCGGCTCCGGCAGTACAGCGGTTGGATCATACCGACCGCCCGAAGAGTCTAGAAATCAAAAATGATATTAAGCAGTTCCGCCAAACGTTGCGTACTGCCAATTATCAGGCTCCGGAACACAGCGCGGATGCGAACGAATTAACCGTCACGCCACTGGTCGGGTTAGGAAAACAAAGTCCGCTGAATAAGACCATACATCACCTGATGTATTGCGCTGATGAGCATGTGGTTATCTGTACCCCATATTTCAACCTGCCAGCGCTGCTGGTGAGAAATATCATCCGGCTATTACGAGACGGTAAAAAAGTAGAAATTATTATCGGTGATAAGACCGCTAACGATTTCTATATTCCAGAAGATCAGCCTTTCAAAATCATCGGCGCGTTACCGTATCTCTATGAGATCAACCTTCGCCGTTTCCTGAGTCGTCTGGAGCGCTACATTGAGAATCAGCAGCTTGTTGTGCGGCTATGGAAAGACGGTGATAACAGCTTCCACCTGAAAGGTATGTGGGTTGATGACAAGTGGCAACTGTTGACGGGGAATAACCTTAACCCGCGTGCATGGCGTCTTGATCTGGAAAATGCCATCCTGATTCACGATCCTCAGAAGGTTCTATTGCAGCAGCGTCTGGACGAACTGGACACAATCAGGACACACACCCACGTCGTAACAAGCTATATGGAACTTGAGAGCATTGCGCAATATCCAGTGAAAGTCCGCAAGCTGATACGACGTCTGCGCCGTATCCGTATCGATCGACTCATCAGTCGTATCCTCTAA
- the metN gene encoding methionine ABC transporter ATP-binding protein MetN, whose product MIELSNITKVFQQNGRTITALADVSLHVPTGQIYGVIGASGAGKSTLIRCVNLLERPTEGKVLVDGQELTQLSDSQLTRARRQIGMIFQHFNLLASRTVFGNISLPLELDNTPKADITKRVNELLELVGLADKHDVYPANLSGGQKQRVAIARALASNPKVLLCDEATSALDPATTRSILELLKDINRRLGLTILLITHEMDVVKRICDQVAVISDGRLIEQDTVSEVFSHPKTPLAQKFIQSTLHLDIPDDYLARLSPDSHPDTTPLLRMEFTGKSVDAPLLSEVARRFNVNNNIISAQMDYAGGVKFGIMLAEMHGNDADIKAAIQFLQESHVTIEVLGYV is encoded by the coding sequence ATGATTGAACTTTCTAATATTACTAAGGTTTTTCAGCAAAACGGGCGAACAATTACCGCGCTTGCTGATGTCAGCCTTCATGTTCCCACCGGGCAAATTTATGGCGTTATCGGCGCATCAGGCGCAGGTAAAAGTACATTGATCCGTTGCGTCAATTTATTGGAACGTCCGACAGAAGGGAAAGTGCTGGTCGATGGCCAAGAACTGACTCAGCTTTCAGATAGCCAACTGACGCGTGCGCGCCGTCAAATCGGCATGATTTTCCAACACTTCAACCTGCTCGCTTCGCGCACCGTTTTTGGCAACATTTCACTACCGCTGGAATTGGATAACACGCCGAAAGCCGACATCACTAAACGAGTCAATGAGTTGTTGGAGTTGGTTGGACTGGCAGATAAGCATGATGTCTACCCAGCCAATTTATCCGGCGGGCAAAAGCAGCGCGTCGCCATTGCCCGTGCGCTGGCTAGCAACCCTAAAGTTCTGCTGTGTGACGAAGCAACCAGCGCATTAGATCCAGCAACAACCCGTTCGATTCTCGAGTTACTGAAAGACATCAATCGCCGCTTGGGCCTCACCATTCTTCTTATTACCCATGAGATGGACGTGGTGAAACGCATTTGCGATCAGGTTGCGGTGATCAGCGACGGACGTCTCATCGAGCAGGACACCGTAAGCGAAGTTTTCTCACACCCGAAAACGCCGCTGGCGCAGAAATTCATTCAGTCAACGTTACACCTGGATATCCCAGACGATTACCTCGCCCGTCTGTCCCCTGACTCTCACCCGGATACCACGCCATTATTACGGATGGAATTTACGGGTAAATCGGTGGATGCTCCGCTGCTGTCCGAGGTTGCCCGACGCTTTAACGTCAACAACAACATTATCAGCGCCCAGATGGATTATGCCGGTGGCGTCAAGTTCGGCATCATGCTGGCAGAAATGCACGGCAACGATGCGGATATCAAAGCCGCAATCCAATTCCTGCAGGAAAGTCACGTT
- the gmhB gene encoding D-glycero-beta-D-manno-heptose 1,7-bisphosphate 7-phosphatase, whose translation MAQSVPAIFLDRDGTINVDHGYVHDIDHFQFIDGVIDAMRELKSMGFALVVVTNQSGIARGKFTEDQFMQLTEWMDWSLADRGVDLDGIYFCPHHPEAGEGEYRQSCDCRKPEPGMLLSAQRELNIDMAASYMVGDKLEDIQAAIGAGIGKKLLVRTGKPVTEQGEALADGVLESLAELPKWIKTRS comes from the coding sequence GTGGCACAAAGCGTTCCAGCAATTTTTCTTGATCGTGACGGCACGATCAATGTCGATCACGGTTATGTTCATGACATTGACCATTTTCAATTTATTGATGGCGTCATTGATGCCATGCGTGAGTTGAAAAGCATGGGGTTCGCGCTGGTTGTGGTGACGAATCAGTCCGGCATCGCCCGCGGTAAGTTTACAGAAGATCAGTTTATGCAACTGACGGAGTGGATGGACTGGTCGCTGGCCGATCGTGGTGTTGATCTGGATGGCATCTATTTTTGTCCGCATCACCCTGAAGCTGGGGAAGGTGAGTATCGCCAGAGTTGTGATTGCCGTAAGCCAGAACCGGGCATGCTGCTTTCCGCACAGCGTGAGCTGAACATTGATATGGCGGCTTCTTATATGGTGGGAGACAAATTAGAGGATATTCAGGCTGCAATTGGTGCTGGTATAGGAAAGAAACTGCTGGTTCGTACCGGTAAGCCTGTCACTGAGCAAGGCGAGGCACTGGCCGATGGTGTGCTGGAAAGCCTCGCAGAGCTGCCAAAATGGATAAAAACGCGCAGTTAA
- a CDS encoding tRNA-uridine aminocarboxypropyltransferase produces the protein MINHPLMVNRPLTDNAVLRLRQQRLEQSTKPFRARGSRVVRCQLCLLPAINCLCHTIQAQESRSRVCLVMFDTEPLKPSNTGRLIADILPETQAFRWSRTEPDPELLATLQNPDVQPYLVFLADAAEEGRQVFHQLPATEKPALFVLLDGTWPEARKMFRKSPYLDNLPILSLNVEALSRYQLREASSAGQHCTAEIAIALLAQAGDIVAADALSQHFDRFRRHYLAGKPHHSLRENLPTVTAQAAESV, from the coding sequence ATGATCAACCATCCTTTAATGGTTAACCGTCCCCTCACGGACAATGCCGTACTCCGCCTGCGCCAGCAACGTCTTGAGCAGTCAACCAAACCGTTCCGCGCCCGCGGCAGCCGCGTAGTACGCTGTCAGCTGTGTTTATTACCCGCCATTAACTGCCTGTGCCACACTATTCAGGCGCAGGAGTCCCGCAGCCGCGTCTGTCTGGTGATGTTTGATACCGAACCGTTAAAGCCGAGCAATACCGGACGTCTTATCGCCGATATTCTTCCTGAGACGCAGGCGTTTCGCTGGTCACGCACCGAGCCCGATCCCGAGTTGCTTGCTACTCTGCAAAACCCGGACGTTCAGCCGTATCTGGTTTTTCTTGCCGATGCAGCGGAAGAAGGACGTCAGGTGTTTCACCAGCTTCCCGCAACGGAAAAGCCTGCGCTATTTGTCTTACTCGACGGTACCTGGCCGGAAGCGCGTAAAATGTTCCGCAAAAGCCCTTATCTGGACAACCTGCCAATCCTGTCGCTGAATGTAGAGGCTCTGTCCCGCTATCAACTGCGTGAAGCCAGCAGCGCAGGACAGCACTGCACCGCTGAAATTGCCATCGCTCTGCTTGCACAGGCGGGGGATATCGTCGCGGCCGACGCACTATCACAGCATTTTGACCGTTTCCGACGACACTATCTGGCAGGGAAACCGCATCACAGCTTGCGGGAAAATTTACCCACCGTCACAGCACAAGCAGCAGAAAGCGTTTAG
- a CDS encoding MFS transporter: MTDLTENAKDTRQRIRAIVGASSGNLVEWFDFYVYSFCSIYFAHIFFPSGNTTTQLLQTAGVFAAGFLMRPIGGWLFGYIADKHGRKNSMLISVCMMCFGSLVIACLPGYETIGTWAPFLLLLARLFQGLSVGGEYGTSATYMSEVAVEGRKGFYASFQYVTLIGGQLLALLVVVILQQVLSDEDLRAWGWRIPFALGAVLAIVALYLRRSLNETSDKTTRGHKDAGSLAGLWKHRRAFITVLGFTAGGSLAFYTFTTYMQKYLVNTAGMDAKTASGLMTLALFIFMLLQPFFGAMSDKIGRRSSMLCFGGFAALLTVPILTVLQSVTSPVIAFSLVMLSLIIVSFYTSISGILKAEMFPPEVRALGVGLSYAVANALFGGSAEYVALSLKSFGMETAFFWYVSVMGAIAFIVSLTLHRRGKGMKL, from the coding sequence ATGACTGATCTAACGGAAAATGCGAAAGATACGCGTCAGCGTATCCGAGCTATAGTTGGCGCTTCATCGGGTAATTTGGTTGAGTGGTTTGATTTTTATGTTTATTCCTTTTGCTCAATCTATTTTGCCCATATCTTTTTCCCTTCGGGAAATACCACCACTCAATTACTACAAACCGCAGGGGTTTTTGCAGCAGGCTTTTTAATGAGACCGATAGGCGGTTGGCTTTTCGGTTACATTGCAGACAAGCATGGTCGTAAAAATTCAATGCTAATTTCGGTTTGCATGATGTGTTTTGGATCTCTGGTTATTGCATGCTTACCGGGATATGAAACCATTGGTACCTGGGCTCCTTTTTTACTGCTATTAGCCCGTTTATTTCAGGGGCTTTCTGTCGGTGGGGAATACGGCACCAGTGCAACGTATATGAGTGAAGTTGCCGTTGAGGGAAGGAAGGGGTTCTATGCTTCTTTCCAGTATGTCACGCTGATTGGTGGTCAATTGCTGGCGCTGTTAGTCGTTGTGATATTACAACAGGTTCTGAGTGATGAGGATTTGCGGGCGTGGGGATGGCGTATTCCTTTTGCTCTCGGTGCTGTTTTGGCGATTGTTGCGCTTTATTTACGTCGCTCTTTGAATGAAACCTCTGATAAAACAACCCGCGGACATAAAGATGCTGGCTCGCTTGCAGGGTTGTGGAAACATCGTCGCGCTTTTATTACCGTACTGGGTTTTACGGCCGGTGGTTCTTTAGCTTTTTATACGTTTACCACTTACATGCAAAAGTATCTGGTGAATACGGCCGGAATGGATGCGAAAACGGCTAGCGGATTAATGACCCTCGCACTGTTTATCTTTATGCTGCTGCAGCCGTTCTTTGGTGCGATGTCGGATAAGATTGGCCGTCGTAGCTCAATGCTCTGTTTCGGCGGATTTGCAGCATTGCTGACAGTTCCCATTCTGACGGTGCTACAGAGTGTGACTAGCCCTGTCATTGCCTTCTCGTTAGTCATGCTTTCACTGATTATTGTCAGTTTCTACACGTCTATCAGCGGCATTTTAAAAGCAGAAATGTTCCCGCCTGAAGTCCGGGCGTTGGGCGTAGGCTTATCTTATGCCGTTGCTAATGCGCTATTTGGTGGTTCGGCTGAGTATGTTGCACTTTCGCTGAAATCGTTTGGTATGGAAACGGCTTTCTTCTGGTATGTCTCAGTGATGGGGGCGATTGCGTTTATTGTGTCATTGACGCTGCATCGCAGAGGAAAGGGAATGAAGCTTTAG